CGAAATCATAATATAGTCCTGCAAAATCAAAAGCAGGATCGCCAATTTGCGCATCACCAAAATCGATAACACCTGAAATGCTTTTGTTCTGCTTGTTAAATAAAATGTGATGATGTGTAAAATCAGCGTGAATGATTGTGTTTTGAAAAGTGGACGTATCTAAACATGCAAAGAAATTTTCAAATAAGCGATTTAAGGCTAGTTTTTGTAATGAAGTAAGGTTAGTAGTGAGATATTGGTTTAATTTTGTTTGTAGCTCTTTCCAGTAGGTACATGTTTTTTCAATAGAGAAACATAGCGTTGTAACTTGGTGTGAAGGAATACTATGTAGTACCGCAAGGAAAGTAGCTAATTGTGTAATAATTGCTTGAAGCTCCGTATCCTCCAGTTTGGCAACGGTTTCTGTTTTTAATGGTTCACCATGAATGAGAGTATAGTAACTACAAAGAGGAACCTCATCAGATTCATTTTTATAAATTAGCTGATATTGTGGAACTTCGATTTCTTGTAGTGATTGAGTGAGAATTGTGCATAGTTCTT
This genomic interval from Bacillus thuringiensis contains the following:
- a CDS encoding aminoglycoside phosphotransferase family protein; its protein translation is MDSYKHYIKEALPNLSIHSYKQNEEGWDNVAVIVNDELLFRFPRKQEYAMRIPLEKELCTILTQSLQEIEVPQYQLIYKNESDEVPLCSYYTLIHGEPLKTETVAKLEDTELQAIITQLATFLAVLHSIPSHQVTTLCFSIEKTCTYWKELQTKLNQYLTTNLTSLQKLALNRLFENFFACLDTSTFQNTIIHADFTHHHILFNKQNKSISGVIDFGDAQIGDPAFDFAGLYYDFGHEFTTSVYEQYSTLISHHDPLLIHRITIFYQYSPLLHNIIYNFESENELEFITGTEQLKTILQG